Within the Glycine max cultivar Williams 82 chromosome 12, Glycine_max_v4.0, whole genome shotgun sequence genome, the region agtacttataatattacaaaacaactataaattggagaagtttgatacaatatacacaagttttatacacaaaagttagtcgttttcaccgactaacaaacATCTCCAATTGTTTCTCCTTGTTGCATCTGGAATGTCTCATACTTTTGAATGAGAGAATTCCTCCTTGTTCTTCTAACATTCAGAGTACCTTCATGAGTCACTTGAATGagatcccacatctcctttgtCGTTGTACATGCTGACACCCTGAAAATTCATCACAATTCATGGACTAGTTAATGATATTCATAGCTTTAGATTcatattttgttcttttagtTTCTTCTACAAACAATTATTCAAAGGGTTTCTCTACAATTTCCATTTGAACTTTCCAAAAGAAATAGTTCATGTCACAAACAAGTGGAGGTCTGTTAATGGATGCACCTTTCGCAAATGGTAATTGATTCTTGGCCATATTCAAAAACTTATGATGAATTCATGATTAATTTTCAAGACCCTAGCTctagataccaattgttggaatAATTGGGAATCTAGAATGCGAGGTTGaataaatcatttccaaaatgtggtaatcaattatcttATTTCACAAAAAGCATCTCAAGCTTTTGTGGCTCTAGAATAATCCATTATCAAATGTGGCAATTATTTTGACACACAAAGAGCTCCTAAATTTTTCAGATgcaatctaatcgattactaaatgtggtaattgattatctcAAGCCACACAGTCTTCCTTCTACTGAAACTAGCTTGTGTAATCAACTACTGAAAttgataatcaattaatttgatgattCTTTCCAAATTTTAAGTAGAAGTGAATTTTGTTGCTTGTTCTAACACTTTGAAATTGATTACTAaactttgtaattgattacactgtgTTGAACTCATTGCTTCTAAGAAATTGAGACCAATTCATTAATTTACCATGTTTGATTTCTACTAAGCATGGATACAAGAAAATTAAGACTACACCCATCATGCCTAGTCTAAAAACATCCAATACAAATGTCACATCTTTTAAAACTTGTTTGGCAttgtaaaatgattaaaaacaaaaacctaAAACTAATCTTCAAGTCTTCAATCTTTAATTCAACATCCCTAGGTTCCAAGAGTTAGAGTACTCCTCCTTTACCTCTTGAAGtgcaggaaaaagaaagagcaaGGTTAGGAGATGGAATGGAAACTTGAGCACTTCCTAATAACATgaacatgaaaaacaaaaaggaagagaatgagGGTCCTAgcttcaagagaagaagaaatgaagaaaattcaTAGAAAGGGCTTAGTTTCTCACCTAGGATTAAGCCTTTAGCCTCCTCTTCACCAACACCAACTAGCAAAGGAGAAAAGAGGAGAAACAtgctccctctctctctccaaaTCCGGTGGCTCCAACAAGGGAGGAGAGAGGagttcttttcccttttataaTGGGCCACATGACCCAAAAGGGACCCCACTATTAGGTGACATGTTAGAGTTTTGTCCTAACTACCCTTAGGGTTCTTAAACTTTATATTTAGCTCAATAATTAGGTTTGAACTTTCATGTTGATCCTAGAGTATTTAATACacttactaattatttttaattaagccTAACTAACTTAATTAAAATGAGTAAAATTTAATTCTCCTCACCCCTTATTAATTCAACTAATTGTATATTTGGACACATTAATACCTTAAACCTTCATTAATTAATCCAAATCTTCTATTTTTCGCTTAAAGAgtctttatttacaaaattaccaTTAATGAGCTGACTACATTCCTTCATTTAACACTAGTTAACTTTTGTTGACTACCAGTTTGACCAAAAGATTTATACTTATAAACCACTTTTTCCTAAGCTTATAACTTAAAATCTAGATTACTTATCTAGACTAGGGTGGTCCTATCACCTTTATTAATCATATCACTATAAATAAAGCTACCATGCTACACATCAATACaagcaataattaattttaccatTAACTTCCCAACCtagaaaattgggatgttacacaaATCAATAACAAATCCTTAACCGCTCAAGACAAAATAAAGCATGTCAATGCTCTAATACCATGTTAAAATAATAGACTACATTGCTAAAGTGCTTGAGTGAGTTGAAAACACTCAATAAatctctatctatctatctatctatctatctatctatctatatacaAGGAATTGCTAACATACTCGCACCTCGTTTTTAATTGGATTATGTTAGTAATGTACACCAAAATATTTGGACAAATGGACAAAAAAcccaatgtttttattattttaattaattcacttTAGGGACATTAAAGTTCTTTtatgttcatttaaaaaaaatgattttctctcctttttcctCTTGTTGTGCGTGTTGTGGTTGAGGTCATCACCAACTTGTAGTGGTGTATCTGAATCTCCCTACCCCCTACGCCCAACTATCTCTCCTCTCTCTAAGTCACTAATCCAACTGGAGTTGGTCTTTGCCTTCAGCATCTTGTCAGAGGACCATCACACCCTCCTTGATGTCATTTGCGTCTCCTGCAACAAGTTCTTCAGGGTGATGGTGAATTGTTAGCAATTCCAACAAAGACTTTGTTCCGGCGGCGTAAGGACATTGAAGGAGGGACTGTCAAAATTGAAGGAGGCTTTCCAAATGTTGAAGTTGAAGGCCCATTgttttttcattcatatttatttctATAGTTGTTGTGCTAATGCCAATGGTCAGGTGATGGTACTCGGTCAAAATTATGAACTAACCAAATACTTGTTTTTTTAGATACATCTCAACTGATTCAACCAATATAGTAAGCTATGATTTTGTGTTTGCTAATTTGTATGATTACATGAGTCACAAgactttttttgctttttcatgCCTTTGTTGTCTAGTGAAGAAGAGTGAACGTGCTAAGAAAATGTATGCGCGAGAATAATAGATGAGAGAAGTGAGAGAAATTAATGGGACAATAAAAGAggagataaattatttataaaaaaaataataaattactatatacttaaaataaagtaatcataataaagagataattgatttttttacaaatattttggTATACATTCCTATCATACTTCAACTGAAAACAATGTGTGAATAGGTTTGTAATCCACATACTTCaactgaaaaaatattttggtatACATTACTACCATACTTCAACTGAACTCGGAGGCACAACACTGACGTGGTGGTTGGTGTTAGAAAAGTTGTTATATATCTGTTGTAAAGCTTTTATAAAGCTATTTCTAGGTTGTATTAAGGTCATAGGCTATAGCCTCTTTCTTTTAgacttttgttatatatatatatatatatatatatatatatcgtttTTGGAGAAGGTGGTACGGTTTATGGGCTTTCCTTCAAAATCGGTGCACTAATTATGAAGCGTGTCTCTAGAGTGTCCTTCTCAATACTTATTAATTGATTCATATGAAGAATTCCGACCACAAATAGGATTGAGAAAGGGGACCCTCTTTTCCTTGTCTCTTTATTCTTTGTGTTGAGACACTATCAGCAATGTTGAAGCAGGCCATCCGGAATAGAGTACCAAAGATTTCAcatctctcctttttttttcagttgatagCATTATCTTCTAGAGACGCAAAAGGGGAAGCACGACCCCTGTCTTAGAGTCCTATAAATCTGGTGATGTTGTTCCCAATCCTGAACCACAACGGTAATATGTAAGGCTGATTTGTTGTTTCATGAAAATTTCTGGATTGAAGATGATGTCCCTCACCAGATTTTACCTTTTATTGCCCTTGATGGCATGtctattgattaaataaaatcagCATATCattttaccacaaaaaaatgttaaaatattccTTGTATCATAATTAAAAGTCTTGCTGGACTTTCAGCCTAATGACAACAAATACATCATAGTATTTGGCATCTTAACCACCTCACGTAAAAATGTTAGTGTACCAAAGAGTTGCTTGAAATAGGTGATACAAATAAGTCTATAAATCAGCATAATTTCGTATTGGAACATAAGAATCAGTTGCATACTTGCATTGTCTCATTTTGCGGCAGCTATCTCTCTGTAATATCTTATAATGGAAACATGGGTACAGGGGAGGGAAAAACACCCTTTGGTGCATGCAGCTAAACTCGTTATTTCTGATAAaggaaacagaaaataaaagtggAACCAAAGAGAAGACAAAAACTCAGATTTAGCCAGTGTTTTGCAAGCCAGCAGCAATACCCTTCATGGTGAGAATGAGGGTGTCTTCCAAACCAGGTGCATATTCACTTGTTGGGTTAAGTGTTATAAGTTCATCAGCAGGTTTACTTATCTCTATAGACTCTTTGGAGATGTGAGGGCGCAGCTTCACATTATAGTTTGGATCACGGATACGTTTCAACGTGTAGGCTTGGCACACGTTTAGGGTAGTAATATAAGAATCACGCAAGCGCAGTCTTTGCTTCAAGTATGGATCTCCTTCAAGAAGATCCCTATGGCCAGCCACCTACCaatacagaaaaaagaaaatttagttTGTGTAATAACTTGTGAGCAGTCTTTTATTCATGGGATATAATTCAAtctttaattaagaattaacggCTATTAAATACTTGATACTTTGGTAAATTGAATGTCAAATCAAGACTGATTGTGTGTATTATAgatatgaattaaaagaaaagggcATATTAGATACACTTCCTAAACTTGGGTCGAATTCTAATTGATACCCATCATTCTCTacacaaatttcattttgtgtAATAATATAATACCATGTGTATCCTTCCCATGAACACAAACCTCTCCTAACTTATTAAGAGTAAATAGTGTATAACAGTACAAAAGATTTTTATATGATCATCTAATCACTAATTATCATCTTTGATTAATTTGTTAACTTAGcaatggttttttaaaaaagttatacctATCATGATttcttattagttaataatgtaGAAAcgaaatctaaaaaataaactcatttattaataaatgacGTTTTTGTAAGgtgaaaaaaataggaatatcAAACATAATTTGAACTAAATTATGAATGCGATTGTAATTTgacctaaaataaaatgttacatgGTAAAAGTAGCTTTACCTGAAGGAGGAGTTCCTTGGTTTCTTCGTACATGGTCCTCAACTGCTCCCCAAATGACCACAGATCCTCTGAAACAAGGAGCCTATCATAAAGAGCAGCTATCCCTGGGTCTCCTTTGGCAAACACCATTTCCACTAAATCAATAGTGACCCTAAAGAAAGGCCATTGATTGTACATCTCCTGCAGCACATGAATATTCCTAACATCCTTCTCAATAACATGTTTGAATGCTGCACCAAAGCCTAGCCACACTGGAAGATGGAACCTTGTTTGTGTCCAGGCAAAGATCCAAGGTATGGCACGGAGTGTCTCAATACCTCCACTTGGCCTCCTCTTTGCTGGTCGACTTCCAATGTTCATCCTCCCGTACTCCAACTCAGGTGTGGCCTGCATTTCACAAGGTTGATAGTGATGGTTAAATTCAAATGTCAGGTTACCTACAACAACCAAGCCTTTTTCTCACCAGGTGGAATCagttaaataaatcaaatgataTAATGTTCTATTGTAAATCATCTCAATATATGCTTGTTAGTCCCTAcaaaatttttgttagtttttagtctttatatattttaaaacttttgaaaatgatttttatccCCATTTACTGAAGATATGACATGTTTCTAGACATACCAGGTCACATACCATCTCAGAATAATTACTGGCATGGCATATCTAGATGAATGTCACCTTATCACTAAATGATGATGGAAACcattttaagaaaaagttaaaCTTACCAGAaccaaaaccaacaaaaaacattttacccgaactaaaatcaaaattcaccATATTTATAAGaagtaaaaacatatttaaccaaTTTCTGTAGGAACCTTACCAGGCGGAAATACTCAACAAATCGTGGTTCTTTGAACACAATGGACCGGTACTCCTCAGTGGCAATGACAGCCATCTCATCCATCAAAGCCCTCCATTCCGGTTTAGGAGAAATTGGAGGGTGCATTCCATGTTCTAGAGTAGCTGCAGTGAACCTTTGAAGCGTTCTGAAGCACAAGTGCTGCTCTCCAAACGATTGCTCAATAACTTCACCTTGGACAGTCACGCGCAGCGATCCATGAATGGTTTCAGGAGGCTGAGACAGAATAGCAAGGTGAGTTGGACCACCTCCTCTTCCAACTGTCCCTCCACGACCATGGAACATTGTCAGCTTCACACCATACTGCTTAGCCACCATTATAAGCTCCTCCTGAGCCTTATACAGCTGCCATGCAGCTGAAAACCTTCCAGCATCTTTGCCAGAATCAGAATAGCCTATCATCACTTCCTGCTTCCCATTGATCCTGTTTCTGTACCAGTCTACAGAGAACAATCGCGCCAACGCGGCCGGTGCTGCTTCTAGATCAGCTAGCTTCTCAAACAATGGCACAACTCTTAGTGGATGCTTGACATGGCATTCGCGCTGCAGAAGCTCAACTGCAAGCACATCAGAAGGTGCAGTTGCCATTGAGATGATGTATGCTCCAAAGTTGTCTAGTGGAAGCTCTGCTATGACATGGAATGTCTCCAACACGTCTCTGATTTCTTCGGTTTGGGGAAGATCAGGGCCGAATAGGGGCCGTTTGCCACTCAACTCAGATAAAAGCCATTGCTGCCGTTTTTCCTCCGACCATTCCTGGTATGAGCCTATTTCTAAATGTTTGGTGATGGCGTCTAAGACGTCTGTGTGGCGGTCTGACTCTTGCCTTATGTCAAGCCTCACTAGGGAGAGTCCGAAAGTAGAGACTTGTCTCAAGAAATCTAGAAGGCTTCCATCGGCAATTGCACGATCGCCACAAGCACAGAGTGATCTGTAACAGAGTTCAAGGGGTTCCAAGAACTAGACAACAATTTTACTTTGATTAGGTATCTGTAAGATCAAGATATCTCTCAAAATGATATATTACATCAGTCTcggtttaaacatttttttcttttctctgcaAATATACCagttttctct harbors:
- the PEPC16 gene encoding phosphoenolpyruvate carboxylase, housekeeping isozyme isoform X1 produces the protein MANRNLEKMASIDAQLRLLVPAKVSEDDKLVEYDALLLDRFLDILQDLHGEDLKETVQEVYELSAEYEGKHDPKKLEELGNLITSLDAGDSIVVAKSFSHMLNLANLAEEVQIAHSRRNKLKKGDFADENNATTESDIEETLKKLVVDMKKSPQEVFDALKNQTVDLVLTAHPTQSVRRSLLQKHGRIRNNLTQLYAKDITPDDKQELDEALQREIQAAFRTDEIRRTPPTPQDEMRAGMSYFHETIWKGVPTFLRRVDTALKNIGINERVPYNAPLIQFSSWMGGDRDGNPRVTPEVTRDVCLLARMMAANLYYSQIEDLMFELSMWRCNDELRVRADELNRSSKKNSVAKHYIEFWKAIPPNEPYRVLLGEVRNRLYQTRERSRHLLAHGYSDIPEEETFTNVEEFLEPLELCYRSLCACGDRAIADGSLLDFLRQVSTFGLSLVRLDIRQESDRHTDVLDAITKHLEIGSYQEWSEEKRQQWLLSELSGKRPLFGPDLPQTEEIRDVLETFHVIAELPLDNFGAYIISMATAPSDVLAVELLQRECHVKHPLRVVPLFEKLADLEAAPAALARLFSVDWYRNRINGKQEVMIGYSDSGKDAGRFSAAWQLYKAQEELIMVAKQYGVKLTMFHGRGGTVGRGGGPTHLAILSQPPETIHGSLRVTVQGEVIEQSFGEQHLCFRTLQRFTAATLEHGMHPPISPKPEWRALMDEMAVIATEEYRSIVFKEPRFVEYFRLATPELEYGRMNIGSRPAKRRPSGGIETLRAIPWIFAWTQTRFHLPVWLGFGAAFKHVIEKDVRNIHVLQEMYNQWPFFRVTIDLVEMVFAKGDPGIAALYDRLLVSEDLWSFGEQLRTMYEETKELLLQVAGHRDLLEGDPYLKQRLRLRDSYITTLNVCQAYTLKRIRDPNYNVKLRPHISKESIEISKPADELITLNPTSEYAPGLEDTLILTMKGIAAGLQNTG